A DNA window from Choristoneura fumiferana chromosome 2, NRCan_CFum_1, whole genome shotgun sequence contains the following coding sequences:
- the LOC141445400 gene encoding uncharacterized protein, translating to MGYFSVDAHLGGLIGSGAAWRSNRRLNRRLNRSRSGAYLRHHPNTSGAVRHQRGIEKLAEALEKMARVRPPPRQVYELPSFSDAAREWLPFQAAYNESSKAYSFTPNDNMARLRSCLRGPAREVVESLLHTAANPEAVMQTQRQCYGRPEVLASKALDDLKKLPRLGSTTTEINTFAVKLQTIVTVLGSIEQQGYLASPLLARNVMEKLSQHLRARFGDYAAEQITTMEPQIMVLSRFLMREVDRALRYAYTSGGTKSAAAAAVRREVARPTPAKPAKPIQRPI from the coding sequence ATGGGCTACTTCTCCGTTGATGCGCACCTCGGCGGGCTGATTGGTTCCGGCGCAGCATGGCGTAGCAACCGACGCCTCAACAGGCGCCTAAACCGGAGCCGAAGCGGTGCCTATCTCCGCCACCACCCGAACACAAGCGGCGCCGTTCGCCACCAGCGAGGCATCGAGAAGCTCGCCGAGGCACTGGAAAAGATGGCGCGGGTGCGTCCACCACCGCGCCAAGTGTACGAGCTGCCTTCCTTCTCCGATGCGGCGAGGGAGTGGCTGCCGTTCCAGGCGGCTTACAACGAATCGTCGAAGGCGTACAGCTTCACGCCAAACGATAACATGGCGCGGCTGCGCTCATGTTTGCGCGGCCCCGCACGCGAAGTAGTGGAGTCGCTGCTGCACACTGCCGCCAACCCCGAGGCGGTGATGCAGACCCAGCGGCAGTGTTACGGACGTCCAGAGGTCCTGGCATCAAAAGCCTTGGACGACTTAAAGAAGCTGCCGCGCTTGGGATCGACCACCACCGAGATCAACACATTCGCGGTGAAGTTGCAGACCATAGTGACAGTGCTGGGGTCCATTGAGCAGCAGGGCTACCTCGCCAGCCCCCTGCTCGCGCGGAATGTCATGGAGAAGCTGAGCCAGCATCTCCGGGCACGCTTCGGCGACTACGCGGCCGAGCAGATAACCACGATGGAGCCGCAGATCATGGTACTTTCGCGCTTTCTCATGCGCGAGGTGGACCGTGCCCTCCGATACGCTTACACTTCAGGGGGTACGAagtccgccgccgccgcagccgtCCGACGAGAGGTGGCCCGACCGACGCCTGCCAAACCAGCGAAGCCGATCCAGCGACCGATCTAA